In Lolium rigidum isolate FL_2022 chromosome 3, APGP_CSIRO_Lrig_0.1, whole genome shotgun sequence, the genomic window agtcatgggaacagcgttcgcaagctCAAGCACACCACAACCCGAAAGTGCTCCGAggcaaaatagtcctcgacccaccACGGTGGCGCGAGATCCTCCGCGAGCAGACGATGCGAGAAATATAGAGGCACAAGATCGAGTGGACAGAGCACGTGAAAATAGATCCAGGTGACACTCGCCagaagtcgatgaagaggacATGTGTGGGCTCCCCTGCTTTACTTGACGAGTTCGCAGAACACGGGTACCTTCCGGCTTCAAGCTGCCAGATGTTACAAAAAGTTCGATGGTTTGCAAGACCCCGAAGATTGGTTAATCGACTACCTGGAAACAGTAAAACTTTtgggcggaaccagagcaacagctatgcagagcGTCCAAGTCCATcttagtggagccgcaagatcctggataaagaagTTGCCGATGGGATCAATCTACGAGTCGGGAAACCTTTGAAGACTTGTTCGTGAAGAACTTCCGTTCCAcgtgcaagaagcctgcatccaTAGAGCAGCTAAGGGCTTGCAAGCAAAAGTATGGTGAACCAATGAGGACATACATCCAGCATTGGAACATCATAATAAATTCGGCGGAAAacgtatctgacgaaagagcaatcgaCGCATTTGTTGCGGGGATCAAAACGAAAGACCTAATCGAGGATTTGGGTCGATCCAACCCGAGAACAATAGCAGAGCTTATGGACATAGCAAaccgatgggcagatggagaagacgtcgTGCAAAATAAATGGCATAGGTCACCCGAAGAAGATCGCAATAGAAGCTGCAATCAAAATAGCAGACGATATTCTCGTCCATATTCAGATtatgacggtcccagccaagtggcggctggcttccgaggaaatagtggaggaaataATCGGGATGATTATCACAGAAGCAACAAACAGCGCGGTGATCATAGAGATGCGCCAAGTTCCAGCAGGCAAAATAAccgaccaaggttccagaggccatacaatatatcacccgaagatcttctgaatggaccgtgccagatgcaattttatctcgacaacaacggaaaaAGATAGTCAGGCCATCTTCAGAAAGACTGACGAACTTTCCAAGCCTTGCATAGATATGCAGGGCACGCGAATGCACAAGCAGCAAACAGGGGGCACGCACAGGGGCCAAGGAGAGAAGTACACTTGCCACCTTCACCCGCAATAACTAGCGAAAACCAACatcagttgcaattggcggcaCCTCCAACTAACAATGGCCCTTACATTGACATAAACGGGAGCGGTgtagatgattcagaagggacgaCCCTCGAATAGGGCGCAAAAGGTGAATTCGCGATAGGTatatatggcagagaagatgcctccaccaacgatcgagtatcTAAATTGGTCGGCACGGGACATCGGGTTCACTCAAGTGGACCATCCACCTCAAGTTCCATGTCCAGGACAATCAGCCATGATCTTACCAAATGTTATCGCGGGATTCGAAGTTTCGCGTGTATTCATAGATAGAGGGAGaagcttgaacctcatgtacgcagacacactgaggaagatgaatatatccctggcaaacttggCACCAACAGACACGTGCTTCCATGGCATTACACCTGAGAAGCCGAACTATCCACTAGGGAAGATCtcactcgacgttcagttcggaactcgagagaattatagaagagagaagctggagtttgaagttataGACTTCACATCACAATATCACGCTAtactgggacgacccgcgtatgctaggttcatggcggtgccgcactacacatacttgttattGAGAATCCCTGGTCCCAATGGTCCAATCACAGTGAAGGGGAGCTTCGCcttggcagataagtgcgacaaggactttcaCAAATTATCGGAAACCTccgggatgcaagcggagtacAACGCATCAAGGCTactaactgattatgatgtgttaccTGACGGAGGAAGGCCACTTAAGGAGAAAACTTTGgacacctccaagaactctaaggaagtacgcattcacccgacggatcccaagaagacgacgactatcgcaacaaacatggatagcgcataggaaagtgcgctcgtcgagttcctccgtgagcgccgggaaatcttcgcatggtgtctagCCGACATGCCGGTAGTACCtaaggaacttgccgagcacccccttaatctGGATCCACGAGCCGGAccgattcgacaacctttgcggcgtttctccgagccaaaccgcaaagccatgctatccGAGATTAATCGACTCGGAGAGGCAaacttcatcaaggagctgcacacCGAGGGCACATGGGTCGTCAACCCGATGatcggtcccgaagaaaaacactgatgtccttcgcatgtgcgtcgacttcacgtgtcttagtaaacattatccaaaggatcactttcccctcccgaggatcgattaaATTATTGACTCCACAGCGGGTTGCGAACGTCTTttcttcctggatgcgtattctggttacaaccagatccgcttaaaagaagaagatgaagtcaaaacagatttcataaccccttatggcgtgttttgctacagaacaatgcccttcggttgaaaaacgcgggagccacttatcagcggatgatgcgtaAGTGTCTCGCCATGCGCATTGGCAAAAACGTTCAAGTGTACATTGATGAAGTCGTtataacaacaaagcaaggatcatccctgatcgatgatctcaagTTTACTATTATCCCTGTAAAAAATATGTATGTCTCGAATAAAATGTTGCGATGATTCGAAGAATTTATGGATTAATtgtacgatggagattttactcgactctgacTCAAGCAAAATTtcgggggctatcgacataggcatcccaaatgggcctgccgaagaaggtacctggggtttactgaaggcccatgacccgaagattatgaagcccggaagcccattgAAGAATCGATATGGAAAGTAGACATagtttaggaataaagagattttaACTATACTGAACGAACTCAAAAGAGTCTCCCGatatttgtaacttgtacggaATGAAACCctaggctccgcctcctatatatgggggagtcgagggacgaagaaaggatcgattcattgtcagcgCAACCTtcatttttagcagtcgagcaccttttcggctgaaaccttcgagatctacttgccctctactttccgcgaaaccctagtctacaacttgtaggcattgacaagttaatcccttgtcacttggATTTTATTGATGGTTTCATTAGTAGTGTCAAGCGTCTTGGTGACTTTCTCAATGCCTTGATTAAGTTTTTGGCCTTGTTCGCCAAATCTCGACGCATCTCATTACGAtgggcttcatactccctccaagtCATAACATCAGCTGCATCCTTCTGTTTCTGATTAACAATTttagcatcactagaagacatgattagtagattagtgcactaaaataaatatatgtggtggtactctcacaactcactcaaaactgataagaaaaggtaaatcttaccgctccaaagtgaattagtattgcttaccacttctagtgacaactagtgcacggatgtagtgaAGCGAAtaccaagggtataagaacaatcacacgagaaAGCATAatatatgtggggttgtaggtaggctacgtatttgcaccaataacaagttcTAGCGATGACCGTAGAACAATCAATGAtattcacacaaggcgataaatgtggcaatgcaactatatggatgaaaaggttgcaatgcactcgagagacactagcaaagctcaacgaacaTGAATAATATTAATCAACCAGAGGTGCAGGAAactaaactaggccttcacttgatcttactagcacttcattTTTTTGTTTGATTTTCTTTTATCGCACGCAGCTCTTGtatctctttttgcttcttttttatttttatttttatgactcaactctttgtaacacggccaacagaaatcgcaaagcaccaaaaccctaacgagcagcctgtcgagcagtaaaactagtctcttttgggaaagttcctagtcacgtatatcgaaaggttgtgtctatggttgggaataaGCAaattgtacgctatgtggactcagagtaacaaaaactgacactagatgatagcggaaacacaaaccctaacaatctactagatggaagaaaaagatatgcaaaaataattaggaaactaaaactcgaaattagtgcaatctaaggctatggcaaaccctaaccctaactttttttggctttttctggataggaaacactcacaactcaattaTAGGGTGGAttatggatggcttaccgaggaaacactgaaatatgatactaagatgataaggggttgcccgatcttctcagtaagcacggtgggggtgatgaacacacgatgaacacagcggagataacacgatgaggaggtggagataacttgtatgacgccgacgaagtctctcgatcaaTCCCTGTCGCTAATGCaaaagctctcaaccctgcaagatattcgcaactccacacacttgcgcaggtagccgccgaccacaaagcggtagattgcaaccttctaattcccaatggaacaacagatcacacagaacattcagtagcaaaacaccaaatcgatgcaaattggtgtatagattcaatagagttgcaaatcaatcaactatgaactagggtttatcttaaacatggtctaaacctaatttgggagcGTCCTGGGCAGTTATATAGGGATTCAGGACGACCAGGAGTCgagaaaatacattaaaaacTGACCCAGATcaggatctggtcgagactgactcggacacggccggcgtgggggccggtcaacCGAGCCGAGAACCGgggccggtccggtttggaccgggccggggaccgggtgGAAACCGAGCCGGGGACGCGTGGCTTAGTTCACCCGCCGGGTTGGCACCGGCGCTAGATCCGGCGAGCGCCGGCCGTCTCGGTGTGggatccggttggaccggacgtGGGACCGGCCGTCCGGCGTGgccgccggtcggaccgggcgtgGCGTCGACCCGGATGATgtcttcctccctcgcgcatgcctccctctcctccctcgcgcgtacatgggatgtcttcatgtccgacttcatgtccagccttcacgtccgagcttcacgtccagcttctccTCGTTCGATGTTTGCTCCCTCTTCGTACTCGATCATACATAGGTAAAATGACTTAAgcaagtataaagttctcatcgatcaaagtatcatttaggaacaagttcacctattgTTTGAGTACCTtcacacgagcccttgtaatgggtccaatcctaatttcattggacttgagctttacagcagcatcgtcttcatcttgtaatgacggaggtagtggttcggtagggatgtcctcatcacatatGCAAGGTTACTATCCACTTGAATTTTATGAAGGTTTTTCTGCCACCTAGCAACATTTGTTGACCTTGCAATTGTCTAGAGATGCATGATTCTTTAACACCTCCCCTCCATGCCACCTTTCTGGAATTTTGATATAAATGCCTCACACAAAATCTATGCTCTGCATCTGGCCAAAAAAATTGAACAACCTTGATCAATATCTTTTGTTTATCACTCATTATTGTGAAGGGAAGGTTTTTGTGATGTTAAGATCCTCTTTTAGAGTGGTAAGAAACCACTCCCAAGAGCTAGTGCACTCAACTTCGACTAATCCCATTGCTATTGGGTAAATGCAATTATTAGGATCAATCCCTAATGTTGTGAGCAAAATCCCTTTTTTACTTTTTCCTGATGTGGCAACCATCCATACAAATGAATGGCCTAAAACTTCTGAGGAAGCCCATTTTAATAGGACCATATGACCAATATAGAGTAGACAAGTGTGTTCATGTGCTAGCTTTGTTCCAATGTTTGGCGCTCTATTGGTTGACAAGAAAAATGTAGACCCGGGATTGTTTGTTCTAAGTTCTTAACCATAATCCGCCCATAATTGAGCGAAGTGACCATCCTCATCTCCATGGATGATATTCAAGGCTAGCTCCCTCCATGCATAGTTTCCATCTATTTGGGCACAAGTTATATTCCCTCTGAACTTTTCCTGCAAATGTAGCTAAGTCAATTTTCTGGTTGTCTCTGCCTTTAGGAATAAATTTCTTGGCAAGAAAAGGAGCAATGCCCAGATTTCCCATATTGCCCCTTGCATGTGTGCTTGCCAAAATATTTTCTCATTGTAAAAGCACCTTCTTTCCTACAGTATTTAGTAGCTTTTAGAAACCAAGGGCCCATAGGCTTGCAAAGTGCAGCAATCTTCACCTTGATCACCTTAACTCTGTTCCTCACACTATAAGTCGTTAGTGCCTCCCTCAATATTTCCACACTACCAAAAACCGTACCTGCTTTGAATACTGGATTATCCATATCAACAACTGGATTGAAGACTTGAATGTGGACTGCAACTGCTTCTCATCTTCTTCTCTCAAATTTAGGTCTTTGTCATCTAAAGCTTGTTCATTTTCTATTTCAACATTGTCTTGATCATTGGCATCCTCTACATCTACGTCCACATTGTCAAGAAAtaaatcatcatcaccatcttcgaTCTCATTGTCATTGTCAACGAAATATGAATCACTATCATTGTCATCATCTTGCACTACTTTAGTTAGCAATAAATCATCCCCAGAACTATTCCTGCCCTTTTCCATCACCTGCAACTACAGTATTACCTTGCCCTTGTCCTGGATCTGCAGCTATAGAAAAGTCCAACCCTCTTCTCTTCCACTCCTTTGTCCTTCTTCCATTTTAATATCAGATATGCTAACAACACTCATCATATCAAGAACATCCTTCTCATCCTTCAAGCACTGAACTCCATCCATTATATCCTGCCCTGGCTTCAATCAGTACAAGTACACCCTACCATCAAATAGGTGATCTAGGTGATGTAGAAATTCTTCAAGCCACAACATTGAAAATGTATCAGAGTGACAGTAGTCAAAGTAATCGAGAGTTCCACTTGTGTACGTGAGATTGCCCCTCAAACCACAAAAAAGCACATAATGCTCAATCTCAACGGTAAACACGTGAGGATCGTTTCCTGAACAAAACTATAAGCAATAAGTAGTCAATGATAATGCACATTATTTAATGTCACTCACTATTGTTGACTAAATATGAAACGTACACTACAAATTCGGAGCAAGGAACATGGCATGATGGTAAAGCAGTACAAAGCACATAGAACCACTACATGTAGTACATATATCATCACTATTGTCATTGAACAACATCAAGTTTACCTTCTTCGACAATTTCATCAAATTTGTGCCGTCAAGAACCAACACACCCGACATTTCCTTGGACCAAATCAACTGCTCCAAAAAAAATTCActacactatgctcttcatactaCTAAAGACTACCTAAATCATATATGTTTCATCCACAACAACCAACTAATCATTCATGATTATCATCAGCGACGAATCCTTAACCCCGTGGTTACAACACCAACACGGAAATTCAGAGCGAAATCAAGGAGACTAACTACGTACCGGacagagatcaggtgacatgcaccttttgcatgtcaccgtgtgacatgcagcctaaatccaaatttaaacattgcgaaaaaatttgaaaaaaatcatgcatgttcacagcacatattTGAAAAAAATCATTCGCGGCGTGCCTTCCTTCTAGCCCAACGAAACTAGAGATACGCAATAAAGCGAGGATCTCCTGGCTACGGGAGGGCTTTGTTGCGCCAAGTCGCGAAGGAGAGAGGGTTATCAGCAAAATCACCAAATCTGATCAAAACTACCACGTGGCGGCCAACAGAGAGCCAAAACAGCAATTAGAGTTAAAAGGGTGAAACAACTATTGAGACTACTTCATCCCAATTTACAAGTAGTGGGATCAAAATGCATCTAGAGAACAACTTTTGGAACGAACGTGTAATTAGCTCAAGTAAAAAATCGAGCGATCAAGCTTGGCTGCGCAGCAAACAAGATCCAAAACCGCGACTTCATGCACGAAACCAAATACCGCCGTCCGCCAGGCACGCCCCAGTCCCAAGTCCCCCTGGCTCGCACGGCGAATCTAATCAAGGTTCTGAGCTGATACCAATATGTGCAGCTGACATGTGGACCAGGATACGGCAGGCATGGCCTGGTAAGCCTCACCGGGGCAGCTCCTACCGCGGCGCAGCTCGGCCCGTGGTTTTCCCTTTCCCGAAGGAAAGAAAAAAGGCGGGCACATTTTGCAGGAACACCCCTATCATCTGAGTAAATCACATTTCGCTGTCCGCGTGCCACCCAGGTATAAAACGAGGACACCAAAGCTCACATCGTCAAACACACCAAACACACCCAGACCCGACACACGTCAAAGCAACAAAACCAACCAAGGTTTCCCCGAAACCACCACTCGGCCACTCTGCTCCGGTGTCATCCCCCCACTCCACCAGCGAATTCCCCGCCCTGAGATCGTGATGGACACCACCGTGGGgccggcgccgacggcggcgaacGGCGCGGTGGGCTGCCCGGCGTCGGCGCACGGGGCGCCGATCATGTCCgcgtcgccggccgccggcgaGGCGTCGCTGGGGCGGCACCTGGCGCGGCGGCTCGTGCAGGTGGGCGTCGGCGACGTCTTCGCCGTGCCCGGGGACTTCAACCTCACGCTGCTCGACCACCTCATCGCCGAGCCCGGCCTGCGCCTCGTCGGCTGCTGCAACGAGCTCAACGCGGGGTACGCGGCCGACGGGTACGCGCGCGCCCGCGGCGTGGGGGCCTGCGCCGTCACCTTCACCGTCGGCGGGCTCAGCGTGCTCAACGCCATCGCGGGGGCCTACAGCGAGAACCTCCCCGTCATCTGCATCGCCGGCGGGCCCAACTCCAACGACTACGGCACCAACCGCATCCTCCACCACACCATCGGCGTCCCGGACTTCTCCCAGGAGCTCCGCTGCTTCCAGACCGTCACCTGCCACCAGGtattctttcttcttcaaccattTGCGTCGTCCCTGATTGCTGTAATAATTAGTTCAGCTTCAGGAGCAGCTCTAAATCTCGTTGGTTCCTAAATTCATTCAGGCAGTGGTCACCAATTTGGACGACGCGCACGAGCAGATCGACACCGCGATTGCCACGGCGCTCAGGGAGAGCAAACCCGTGTATATCAGCATCAGTTGCAACCTCCCCGGGCTACTTCACCCCACCTTTACCCCTGATCCAGTCCCCCTGTACCTCGCCCCCAAGTAATATTTCTCATCAGCCTTTTGTTTTTTCTGTATTCTTTTTTAGTGTTATATTATATATTGGATCATGGAACACTTCCCCCAAATCATCCACTCGTGCACACCACGCTATGCCTCAACTCTTGATTAGCATGTACTACTTAACTGCTGGGAGTTTCAAATTTTGTCACCCAGAAATTATGCCTAGCTAGTATTGAGAACTTAAGATGGTAAATTCTATTTAGAGTGGCCTGATGAGCTTAATTGAACTGTTGTGAAATTGCACTTTGTCCTTTCATATGGTTATTGCAAGCCTTCTGATGAGTGCTGTGAACTTTCAGGATGAGCAACAAGATGGGGCTCGAGGCTGCAGTGGAGGCAACTGTCCACTTCCTGAACAAGGCGGTGAAGCCAGTCCTAGTTGCCGGCCCCAAATTGCGCGTGGCGAAGGCAGCAAAGGCCTTCGGGGACCTCGTCGATTCCAGTGGCTATGCCTATGCGATAATGCCATCGGCCAAGGGCCTTGTGCCCGAGACGCACCCGCACTTCATTGGCACCTACTGGGGCGCCGTCAGCACCGCCTTCTGCGCCGAGATCGTTGAGTCGGCCGACGCGTACCTCTTCGCAGGCCCTATCTTCAACGACTACAGCTCTGTTGGCTACTCCTTCCTGCTCAAGAAGGACAAGGCTATCATCGTGCAGCCTGATCGTGTAACCGTTGGAAACGGCCCGGCATTCGGCTGCATTATGATGAAGGAGTACTTGTCTGAATTGGCTAAGCGGGTTCAGAAGAACACCACTGCCTACGAGAACTACAAGAGGATATTTGTGCCTGAGGGTCATCCACTGAAGGGCGAGGCGAACGAGGCGCTGCGTGTCAATGtgctcttcaagcacatccagaaTATGCTTACGAGTGACAATGCAGTTCTTGCCGAGACCGGTGACTCGTGGTTCAATTGCCAGAAGCTGAAGCTGCCCGAGGGCTGTGGGTGAGCATTCTGATCCTATAATGTCGTATTAGTGCATGCTTCcttcttctttgccgtgtgctaagCAGAGTTGTTTGCACATCTGCAGGTATGAATTCCAAATGCAGTACGGTTCGATTGGATGGTCAGTGGGTGCATTGCTTGGGTACGCACAAGGGGCAAACGATAAGCGTGTAATTGCCTGCATTGGTGATGGGAGCTTCCAGGTGAAATATCTCTTGGTCTGATCTGCTGCTATGTGCTGCAATTTGGCGCACTAGACTGTTTCTAATGTGGGAAATACCATTTTCTACAGGTGACAGCACAGGATGTGTCGACTATGCTGCGGTGCGAGCAGAACAGCATAATCTTCCTGATCAACAATGGTGGATACACCATCGAGGTGGAGATCCACGACGGACCTTATAATGTCATCAAGAACTGGAACTACACCGGCTTTGTGGACGCAATCCACAACGGGGAGGGCAAATGCTGGACTGCCAAGGTAAGCAGTTGTACATTGCAATTTGCAAAGACCAATGCAAGCTTTTGGAATTGCTGCTGATGGATGCTGTGATAATGTTGTGTTTTCCAGGTGAAGTCCGAGGAGGAGCTGACGGCGGCGATAGAGACTGCGCTAGGGGAGAAAAAGGACTCCTTCTGCTTCATCGAGGTGATCGCGCACAAGGACGATACCAGCAAAGAGCTTCTGGAATGGGGCTCCAGGGTATCTGCTGCCAACTCTAGGCCACCAAACCCTCAGTAGACCAAGCATGCGTGCCTCAATTGTAGCAGTAGTAGCAACACGTTGGCTGTTGGGCGCCATCAAATAACGTGAACAATTTGCCTTTGCCCTTCTGTTATGTTCCTCTGTTCTGTAGTCCTGTGCCTAGTTGAGATATTCCCCTGTTGGTGCGAATGCTACGAAGATTATGAGACATTTTTTCTTGGCTATTTGTGTACTAGTATCTGCTAGGAAAATGTTGCGGCCGAGTAAAACTGAAAATCATGAGCCACTCCGGCTCTGAAAGGAATCTGGGAGCACTAGATCCACAATTCCACATCGAGAACACTCGACGACACTTATTTACTACGAAAATGGTCGCAGGAGAATAACTGAAAACCATGAGCTACTCTGAGTGGCTGCTTGAGGAATCTGGGAGCGCTAGATCCATGATACAACGTGCATGAACACTGAAACTAGCAAATATGAAAGCAAGGGCACATCTGATGCTCCTTTTCAACTATTGGAGCAGATTGTTTGTTTTTCTTCTAAAAAGTGGAGCAAGTAGGCTTGGCACTAGCCGCTACTTGGCACCTTCCTCTCAGCAAAGCCCAGCGTGCGTGCACCTGCACAGAACTGATGAAGCACTCGTTGCCTCTAATGGAGCCATATGTTTGTTTGTGGTTTTTAAAAGTGCCACCTTCTGTTGTTTAGCCGACTAAGGCGGGTCCCTGTGCACAGGAATGGTCAATCGGCCATTATTAATTAACCAAAGCAGAAGCAATGCTTTGCGTTTACGTGGGCACCGCAAATATCAAAGGCTGCTTTGTGCACTACAGAAAAGGAGATAGATACAACCTTTGAAGTTTCCGCATGTGAGGGGGACATGGGACGGAGTTATCTGCCGCTCGGCGGTGTGGTTCATCTGCTGTTGTTTTCCTGGCAAGGGAAACGGCATTTCGTTTTGACAGAGGGAAGCGACGATTCAACATTTGAATCTTGGGGTCAGGTCATGAAGACAAGTCATCATGATGGTTCAGAGTTCTTTCTTGAAACTAGCTAACCATCTCCCTTACGCGTCCTCTACTCTCTAAATTGTCAAGCTATTTTGTGTTATTTTGCCACTAGCTACATAGACCAGTTACGTTTAAGGATCATTAGCTTGAACATGATTTGCAAGGCATGCGCTTCTCACCTGTCATGGCGTTCTTCCTTACTTCCAGGTTCAAAGAACAGCACGTCCAGGAAACATTGTCCATTGATCAAGTAATCTTCTACGAGATCCTGAACGACGATGATTCCAAGCGCGGTTGATTCACTCACAAATACAGGAAGTTTGTGTGTCTaaaagcaaacaaacaaaaaactaaAATCATTTTGGCATAATTAGCACTACTTTGTAGGTTTGGTGGAACAAAAGTACTCAGCTCACATGTCAATGTCAAGCCGGACGAGCACTACTTTGTACTTTTAATGGAGCACAACTGCACAAGTACTTTGTGTTGGAATATTTTGTAACTGGATCCAATGCACTAATATCTCACTCCATATTTCTATTCAAGAACATTGTATCGATACCTATGCACGTATAGTAGTGATTAGGTTAACACAAAGATGTGAAGACATGCAAGAAACCATATGGAATGCAGAATAGGACATGAGCATTTACAAAAGCTCAGCAAACGTCAGAGGAAGTTGTTTGTGCAACATTGGCAGAGAAACCCATAAGTGGTCCATCCTTTCTAACAGCACGAAATGCAAAATGTGCTTACAAGGATCATTCTGTTCTGTTGAGTTCACTCTTTTAGGCGCAGTCCATACCCAGTGTTGAATCTGACGACAACAGCTTGTCTTTCTTCAGAAGATGGGAGGGGAATGAGGACTTACAGGCTGCGATGTGGGATTTGAGCTTGGGGATGTTCGGGTGGGCACTTCTGCATCTGTGGCACCTCAGCTCCATTGCAAGAAGTTTCTCGT contains:
- the LOC124695465 gene encoding pyruvate decarboxylase 2-like, translating into MDTTVGPAPTAANGAVGCPASAHGAPIMSASPAAGEASLGRHLARRLVQVGVGDVFAVPGDFNLTLLDHLIAEPGLRLVGCCNELNAGYAADGYARARGVGACAVTFTVGGLSVLNAIAGAYSENLPVICIAGGPNSNDYGTNRILHHTIGVPDFSQELRCFQTVTCHQAVVTNLDDAHEQIDTAIATALRESKPVYISISCNLPGLLHPTFTPDPVPLYLAPKMSNKMGLEAAVEATVHFLNKAVKPVLVAGPKLRVAKAAKAFGDLVDSSGYAYAIMPSAKGLVPETHPHFIGTYWGAVSTAFCAEIVESADAYLFAGPIFNDYSSVGYSFLLKKDKAIIVQPDRVTVGNGPAFGCIMMKEYLSELAKRVQKNTTAYENYKRIFVPEGHPLKGEANEALRVNVLFKHIQNMLTSDNAVLAETGDSWFNCQKLKLPEGCGYEFQMQYGSIGWSVGALLGYAQGANDKRVIACIGDGSFQVTAQDVSTMLRCEQNSIIFLINNGGYTIEVEIHDGPYNVIKNWNYTGFVDAIHNGEGKCWTAKVKSEEELTAAIETALGEKKDSFCFIEVIAHKDDTSKELLEWGSRVSAANSRPPNPQ